The following proteins are co-located in the Coleofasciculus chthonoplastes PCC 7420 genome:
- a CDS encoding protein kinase domain-containing protein, whose translation MTQLAAQNGNVLPSPEAGKPMELLHAPGEMIAQRYRVIDTLGQGGSGITYHAEDTQTKQAVALKALSLHRLSDWKMLELFEREARVLAGLKHPRIPKYLDYFHVDTPQDRSFYIVQELAEGQSLAAWVEQGWRTNEPELRRIATQLLEILSYLQSLPSPVIHRDIKPQNIIRRKDGQVFLVDFGAVQDTYHSTLMRGSTMVGTYGYMAPEQFRGQAVPATDLYGLGATLLFLLTHRSPAELPTDRLKIDFRSQVQISEALTDWLEKLLEPDVADRFSSAKEALAAMRRKPKASPQSCSSSSTPWRAIAGVAAATLVVVGVLNHYKYPILSAIGFTPRAMYEGIMGGDIETVKYYLDRGVHVNAREHQNHTPLHWAVSNNKPEVAQLLIDRGADLHIRYDADGHTVLHIAVQHDTKAMAELLVEQGADVHATDNFGNNCLHFALTKPNTSYYYGMSLTGRKPSRDVVEFLITQGVDIHARNKAGQTPLELARSHQEVADLFYGYNSTD comes from the coding sequence ATGACCCAGTTGGCAGCGCAAAATGGAAATGTGCTGCCGTCACCTGAAGCGGGGAAACCGATGGAATTACTACATGCACCTGGCGAAATGATCGCCCAACGTTATCGGGTTATAGATACGTTGGGACAAGGAGGGAGCGGGATCACGTACCACGCCGAAGATACCCAAACCAAACAGGCTGTGGCACTCAAAGCCCTATCCCTGCATCGTCTGAGTGACTGGAAAATGCTAGAACTCTTTGAACGAGAAGCAAGGGTTCTGGCTGGACTTAAACATCCTCGAATTCCTAAATATCTGGACTATTTTCATGTCGATACGCCCCAAGATCGTTCATTTTATATTGTTCAGGAATTAGCCGAGGGACAATCCCTAGCCGCTTGGGTAGAACAAGGCTGGCGCACCAATGAACCCGAATTGCGGCGTATCGCCACCCAGCTATTGGAAATTCTTAGTTATTTGCAGTCACTGCCATCGCCTGTGATTCATCGAGATATTAAGCCCCAGAATATTATTCGGCGTAAGGATGGACAGGTGTTTCTGGTGGATTTTGGGGCGGTACAGGATACCTATCACAGTACCTTAATGCGCGGCAGTACGATGGTGGGAACGTATGGGTATATGGCACCCGAACAGTTTCGAGGACAAGCGGTTCCCGCCACAGATTTATATGGTTTGGGAGCAACGTTACTCTTTTTGCTTACCCATCGTTCTCCGGCTGAGTTACCCACGGATCGGCTGAAGATTGATTTCCGTTCTCAGGTTCAGATTAGTGAAGCGTTGACGGATTGGTTGGAGAAACTGTTAGAACCGGATGTCGCTGACAGGTTTTCTTCCGCCAAGGAAGCCTTAGCCGCGATGCGTCGTAAACCCAAGGCTAGTCCCCAATCCTGTTCCTCTTCCTCGACACCCTGGCGTGCGATCGCGGGTGTAGCGGCGGCGACGCTTGTGGTTGTGGGTGTTCTCAACCATTACAAGTATCCGATTTTAAGTGCGATCGGATTTACGCCCAGAGCCATGTATGAGGGGATTATGGGCGGAGATATTGAAACCGTTAAATACTATCTCGACCGAGGCGTTCATGTAAATGCCAGAGAACATCAGAATCATACACCCTTACACTGGGCGGTGAGTAATAATAAACCTGAAGTTGCCCAACTGCTTATTGATCGGGGGGCGGATCTTCATATCCGCTATGATGCGGATGGTCATACTGTATTGCACATTGCCGTGCAGCATGACACAAAAGCGATGGCAGAACTTCTCGTTGAGCAGGGTGCAGATGTTCACGCGACGGATAACTTTGGCAATAACTGTCTCCATTTTGCTCTGACAAAGCCAAATACATCCTATTACTACGGTATGAGTTTGACTGGACGAAAACCTTCACGGGATGTTGTCGAATTTCTGATTACTCAAGGTGTTGATATTCATGCCAGAAACAAAGCTGGTCAAACCCCTTTGGAGTTAGCGCGATCGCACCAAGAGGTTGCTGACTTATTTTACGGTTACAACAGCACTGATTAA
- a CDS encoding serine/threonine protein kinase — protein MEQLHQPGDIITERYRILDTLGQGGVGITYAAKDLKTGQNVALKVLSLRRMEDWKKIELFEREARILAQLKHPAIPRYFDYFQVDTTDDRSFYIAQQLAPGKSLAVLIERGWHPDEAQVKQLAIRVLKIIIYLHKLTPPVIHRDIKPQNIILNREGRVFLVDFGAVQDTYHYTVTGGSTIVGTYGYMAPEQYRGQAVLSTDLYGLGSTLLFLLTRQSPADLPQRQLKIDFRPHVRISSEFADWLEKMLEPVTDDRFSSASEALAVLQGKQALIKSSPKPKLQKPQDSPIQLTQKDNLLVVEIPPVGLRSKLSQVLALVNLVWNGLLALTIWMVLELSLFLKSSNLIPLGICVLIGLWLLTRFLYGTLSRTRVEIKEQEFQLQKWLLGSCYQTVKGNTGDINQVNLKTIQSPISNNTLRLCVFKLKHKDIIFGTLLTPLEKKWIMKEMGNFVKKIHGFK, from the coding sequence ATGGAACAATTACATCAGCCGGGAGATATTATTACCGAACGTTACCGCATACTCGATACCTTGGGTCAGGGAGGTGTTGGCATAACTTACGCGGCTAAAGACTTAAAAACGGGTCAAAACGTTGCCCTAAAAGTTCTATCGCTGCGTCGCATGGAAGACTGGAAAAAGATAGAACTCTTTGAGCGAGAAGCCCGCATCTTAGCTCAACTCAAGCATCCTGCCATTCCCCGTTATTTCGACTACTTCCAAGTTGATACGACTGACGATCGCAGTTTCTATATTGCCCAGCAGCTTGCACCGGGAAAATCCTTAGCCGTACTGATTGAGCGAGGTTGGCATCCTGATGAAGCACAGGTTAAGCAGTTAGCCATTCGTGTCTTGAAAATTATCATTTATCTGCATAAATTAACACCACCTGTAATTCATCGCGATATTAAGCCCCAAAACATTATTCTCAACCGCGAAGGACGAGTCTTTCTAGTAGATTTTGGCGCGGTTCAGGATACCTATCACTATACCGTTACCGGGGGCAGTACAATTGTGGGAACTTACGGTTATATGGCACCGGAACAGTATCGCGGACAAGCCGTACTTTCAACGGATTTATATGGATTAGGAAGCACACTCCTGTTTCTGTTAACCCGTCAATCCCCCGCCGATTTACCCCAGCGCCAACTCAAGATTGATTTTCGTCCTCATGTCCGTATTTCCTCAGAATTTGCCGACTGGTTGGAGAAAATGCTTGAACCTGTCACCGATGATCGATTTTCCTCGGCGAGTGAAGCGTTAGCGGTATTGCAAGGAAAACAGGCGCTGATTAAATCATCACCGAAACCCAAGCTGCAAAAACCCCAGGATAGTCCTATCCAATTAACCCAAAAAGATAACCTGTTGGTAGTAGAGATTCCGCCAGTGGGATTGCGAAGTAAACTGAGTCAGGTTTTGGCTCTGGTCAATCTAGTTTGGAATGGATTGTTAGCGTTAACGATTTGGATGGTTTTAGAATTGTCATTATTTCTGAAATCCTCTAATCTGATTCCTTTAGGGATTTGTGTGCTAATAGGCTTATGGTTGTTAACTCGATTTCTCTACGGCACATTATCTCGGACACGAGTAGAAATTAAAGAGCAGGAGTTCCAGTTACAGAAGTGGTTACTGGGTTCGTGCTATCAAACGGTTAAGGGGAATACGGGGGACATTAATCAGGTGAATTTGAAAACTATTCAGTCGCCTATTAGTAACAATACACTTAGATTATGTGTATTTAAATTAAAGCATAAAGATATAATATTTGGTACATTATTAACCCCGTTAGAGAAAAAGTGGATCATGAAAGAAATGGGGAATTTTGTGAAAAAAATCCATGGGTTTAAGTAG
- the urtA gene encoding urea ABC transporter substrate-binding protein, whose amino-acid sequence MSEFNQSVIRSGAAIRVGILHSLSGTMAISEASLKDAELMAIAEINQAGGVLGHQIEPVIEDGASESATFAIKARKLIEQDQVVTIFGGWTSASRKAVLPILEELNALMWYPVEYEGLECSRHIFYTGICPNQQVGPAVNWLLEHKGKHFYLIGSDYVFPRTANKLIKAQLKQQGGSLAGEEYVPLGMTEFGDLIARIKEAKPDVVFNTLNGDSNLAFYQQYQEAGITAAEIPILAVSVAEEELRRMGGNIAAGHYASWSYFQSINTPKNREFVQNFQARYGQERVTSDPIESAYTQVYLWKQAVEKAGGFDVESVREAAYGQTFAAPGGKIRIETNNHVSKHCRIGKILEGGQFEIVFTSVGRLKPQPWLGIEKLSNQISPVVIDMLAEVSQSIQYNCQLEQKSRELEAAMAQLVTTNEKLQRTQDQLLQAEAQFRELQDQEKLLKRRLSSQIRSSLELEQILKTAVSEICSLLHIDRCQFLWYHPYGTPPRFEPMEVAGELSENKGVQWNTADELLPDFPSMIQQQSLLRIDDIASDSQLKGKTRDRFLNSGLQALLIVPLQTRSNKIGVVVCEHYQESRYWSEQEVELIVSVVDQLSSAIDQAELYAHSRTTAALATAQAEQLKQALHDLKAYQAQLVQTEKMSTLGTLVAGVAHEINNPTSFIYGNLHYAKEYTEDLLEMLRLYQEYYPEPAPEIQDHAQAIELEFLIKDLPKTLGSMEIGAERIRHLVLSLRNFSRLDQAQMQPMDIHEGMESTLLLLRNRLKGNGHNPEIELVKEYGELPLVECYPSQLNQVFMNLLGNAIDALEEVVARNETNFSPMIRIQSEAPSADYIRVRISDNGSGMTDDVKLKLFDPFFTTKPIGKGTGLGLSISYQIVVDKHKGILQCHSTPGQGTEFIIEIPVQQNRQVAVSQEMNIRLKAQTH is encoded by the coding sequence ATGAGCGAATTCAACCAGTCAGTGATCAGATCTGGTGCTGCGATCCGTGTTGGCATTTTACATTCTTTAAGCGGCACGATGGCGATTAGCGAAGCCTCGTTAAAGGATGCCGAATTGATGGCGATCGCGGAAATTAATCAAGCGGGTGGTGTCTTAGGACATCAGATAGAACCCGTGATCGAAGATGGCGCATCCGAATCGGCGACGTTTGCGATTAAAGCCAGAAAGCTGATCGAACAAGATCAAGTGGTTACCATTTTTGGCGGGTGGACTTCTGCAAGTCGCAAGGCGGTTTTACCCATCTTAGAAGAACTCAACGCCCTGATGTGGTATCCGGTTGAATATGAAGGACTCGAATGTTCTCGCCACATTTTTTATACGGGTATTTGTCCAAATCAACAAGTTGGTCCAGCGGTTAACTGGTTGCTGGAACATAAGGGGAAGCACTTTTATCTGATTGGATCTGACTATGTTTTTCCCCGAACCGCGAACAAGTTAATTAAGGCGCAACTTAAACAGCAAGGGGGAAGTTTAGCGGGGGAAGAATATGTTCCTTTAGGGATGACAGAGTTTGGCGATTTGATCGCTAGAATTAAAGAAGCTAAACCGGATGTGGTCTTTAATACCCTGAATGGGGACAGTAATTTAGCGTTTTATCAACAGTACCAAGAAGCCGGAATCACGGCAGCGGAGATTCCTATCTTAGCGGTGAGTGTCGCTGAAGAGGAACTGCGGCGAATGGGGGGGAATATCGCGGCAGGTCATTATGCCAGTTGGAGTTACTTTCAGAGTATTAATACCCCGAAAAACCGCGAATTTGTCCAGAACTTTCAGGCACGTTATGGTCAAGAACGGGTGACCAGTGATCCGATTGAGTCGGCGTATACCCAGGTTTATCTATGGAAACAAGCCGTAGAAAAAGCGGGTGGCTTTGATGTGGAATCAGTGCGAGAAGCGGCGTATGGGCAAACGTTTGCAGCGCCGGGAGGGAAGATTCGGATTGAGACAAATAACCATGTCAGCAAACATTGCCGGATTGGTAAGATTTTGGAGGGTGGTCAATTTGAAATTGTCTTTACCAGTGTCGGACGCCTTAAACCTCAGCCTTGGTTGGGAATTGAAAAATTAAGTAATCAGATCTCACCCGTGGTCATTGATATGCTGGCAGAGGTTTCCCAATCAATTCAATATAACTGCCAACTGGAACAAAAGTCCCGTGAATTGGAAGCGGCGATGGCGCAACTGGTGACGACGAATGAAAAGTTGCAACGCACTCAAGACCAATTATTGCAAGCCGAAGCCCAATTTCGCGAGTTACAAGATCAAGAAAAACTGTTGAAACGTCGCTTGTCGAGTCAAATTCGCAGTTCGTTGGAATTAGAACAGATTTTGAAGACGGCGGTGAGTGAAATCTGTAGTTTATTGCATATCGATCGCTGCCAGTTTTTGTGGTATCATCCTTACGGTACTCCTCCTCGCTTTGAACCCATGGAAGTGGCGGGAGAGTTAAGTGAAAATAAGGGAGTGCAATGGAATACGGCGGACGAACTTTTGCCGGATTTTCCATCAATGATTCAGCAGCAATCGTTGCTACGGATTGACGATATTGCCAGCGATAGTCAGCTTAAGGGTAAGACGCGCGATCGCTTCCTCAATTCTGGACTGCAAGCTTTGCTAATTGTACCCCTACAAACTCGCAGCAATAAAATTGGTGTGGTGGTTTGTGAACATTATCAGGAGAGTCGCTACTGGAGTGAACAGGAAGTTGAATTAATTGTTTCAGTAGTTGACCAACTATCGAGTGCCATTGATCAAGCTGAACTGTATGCCCATAGTCGCACAACCGCCGCCTTAGCCACCGCGCAAGCGGAACAACTGAAGCAAGCGTTGCATGATTTAAAAGCCTATCAAGCGCAGTTAGTGCAGACGGAAAAAATGTCCACATTAGGGACATTAGTCGCCGGGGTAGCCCATGAAATTAATAATCCCACCAGTTTTATTTACGGTAATCTCCACTATGCCAAAGAATACACCGAGGATTTATTAGAAATGCTGCGGTTGTATCAAGAGTATTATCCTGAACCCGCACCCGAAATTCAAGATCATGCCCAAGCAATTGAGTTAGAGTTTCTGATCAAAGACTTGCCCAAAACTCTGGGTTCCATGGAGATTGGGGCGGAACGGATTCGTCATTTGGTGTTGAGTTTGCGGAATTTCTCGCGTTTGGATCAAGCCCAAATGCAACCCATGGATATTCATGAGGGGATGGAGAGTACCTTACTATTATTGCGGAATCGGCTAAAAGGGAATGGTCACAATCCAGAGATTGAATTAGTGAAAGAGTATGGGGAGTTACCCTTGGTTGAGTGCTATCCGTCGCAGCTTAATCAAGTGTTTATGAATCTCCTGGGTAATGCAATTGATGCGTTAGAGGAAGTTGTCGCCCGGAATGAGACAAATTTTTCGCCGATGATTCGGATTCAGTCAGAAGCGCCATCGGCTGATTATATTCGGGTGAGAATTAGTGATAATGGCTCAGGGATGACGGATGATGTGAAGTTAAAGTTATTTGATCCGTTTTTTACGACTAAGCCGATTGGTAAAGGGACGGGTTTAGGACTCTCGATTAGTTATCAGATTGTTGTAGATAAGCATAAGGGAATTTTGCAATGTCACTCTACTCCTGGACAAGGAACTGAGTTTATTATTGAGATTCCGGTGCAACAAAATCGTCAAGTTGCTGTGAGTCAGGAGATGAATATCCGACTAAAGGCTCAAACCCATTAA
- a CDS encoding serine/threonine protein kinase — MAWITGQTLQNGKYTIQQELGRGRCAITYRVQDDTGKDFVVKTLNQDILSQLPDVERTSIESKFCDEALKLERCKHPHIVRVYRTFQDESLFCILMEYIAGIKLSDLTLPIPQQEALVYIQQVGEALIEVHQQGLLHRDVKPENIMVRAGKQQAVLIDFDLAGEFNNPLTSRWKDKQFAPVELSSTNRKQGAYTDVYSLAATLYVLLTGKFPATALDRLDDIAELVEPKTLKFDISERVNQAIVQGMKLDYGDRPQTMEEWLALLGIRRGIRVPGFPQTKAEWVKVGKIVGGILGIAAAIAGIISMTVDIGVWSPDSSSPSPEETN, encoded by the coding sequence ATGGCTTGGATAACGGGACAGACGTTACAAAATGGCAAGTACACGATACAACAGGAATTAGGACGAGGACGTTGTGCGATTACCTATCGGGTTCAGGATGATACCGGAAAGGATTTTGTTGTCAAAACCCTCAATCAGGATATTCTCAGTCAACTTCCGGATGTAGAACGAACCAGTATCGAGTCAAAGTTTTGTGATGAGGCGCTGAAGCTGGAACGTTGTAAACATCCTCATATTGTCCGAGTTTACCGCACGTTTCAAGATGAGTCACTGTTTTGTATTTTGATGGAGTATATCGCCGGGATTAAACTTTCTGACTTGACGCTACCCATACCCCAACAGGAAGCTTTGGTTTATATCCAGCAGGTGGGTGAAGCGTTAATTGAGGTGCATCAACAGGGATTGCTGCATCGGGATGTGAAGCCAGAGAATATTATGGTACGCGCTGGAAAGCAGCAGGCGGTGCTGATTGATTTTGATTTAGCCGGAGAGTTTAATAATCCGTTAACTTCTCGTTGGAAAGATAAGCAATTCGCCCCGGTGGAGTTAAGTTCAACGAACCGAAAACAGGGGGCGTATACAGATGTTTATTCGTTAGCTGCAACATTATATGTTTTACTCACCGGGAAATTTCCCGCAACGGCGTTAGATCGTTTGGATGATATTGCTGAGTTAGTTGAACCGAAGACGCTAAAATTTGATATTTCTGAGCGGGTAAATCAGGCGATTGTCCAGGGTATGAAATTGGACTATGGCGATCGCCCGCAAACAATGGAGGAGTGGTTAGCGTTATTGGGTATCAGGCGGGGGATAAGGGTTCCTGGATTTCCGCAAACGAAGGCGGAATGGGTGAAGGTGGGGAAAATAGTGGGGGGAATTCTGGGAATAGCCGCCGCGATCGCAGGTATTATATCGATGACGGTTGATATTGGGGTTTGGTCTCCGGATTCTTCTTCTCCCTCACCAGAGGAAACCAACTGA
- a CDS encoding caspase family protein: MANMGLNRRTFLQKAGWGLAALGVSETVLSLLGDKSLAVPLLERYFQVLAQPGGRKLALLVGINEYPRTTALAGCVTDVELQRELLIHRFGFQANDIVTLTNSQATRETIETTFIEHLTKQAEAGDVVVFHFSGYGSQVQMPQQDETVASAVRWQNSFVPVDGILPTKGEPAANDFLAETLALLLRSLKTDQVTTVLDTSHTQAVNILKGSLKVRSSSRQPALAPNPDELAFREQLVQRLKASSKPWKSLDKSMQMPGLVLTAAGSSQPATEAQWNGFSAGLFTYALTQHLWQATAATSVQISVSCATGMINQFAGNDQQPQLTGQKSQNSLLAYYLSPNPPLGADGVVRGIEENGKVAQLWLAGLPAPVLEHYSPNSVLELLDGESLILPPSPPENSSATDNPAQPVPKSVQLQLRSKDGLTAKARILSGNGGEKVQPQVGQLVRERIRVLPRNLGLTVALDTHLERIERVDATSAFASIPSVSSVVVAGEQATDYVFGRGKKQATETSEPKFKGGYGLFSLARNPIPNSLGEEAEAVKSAVNRLNPKFKTLLAMKWLRLTANEGSSRLGMRASLEMIAPETKTIIQRETWRTSVGFATNKTKKNASNTSPSVGSATMPKLPIGSRVQYRVENYSDRPLYFMVLGLESSGGAIAFYQQLPSPEGLESEQNPPLISGAIKPGETLILPQPSASFNWMIPGPVGVAEIQLICSPSPFKGAIAALEAAMRPKGEGERVGDLFNPLEVTRAILQDLHQASNITPDKLGIGSDVYALDVNAWATLSFNYQVVS, translated from the coding sequence ATGGCTAATATGGGACTGAATCGGCGGACTTTCCTGCAAAAAGCTGGCTGGGGTCTAGCGGCACTGGGAGTCAGTGAAACGGTACTATCACTCCTTGGTGATAAAAGTTTAGCCGTGCCTTTGTTGGAGCGTTATTTTCAAGTGCTGGCACAACCCGGTGGACGTAAGTTGGCACTTCTGGTGGGGATCAATGAGTATCCGCGCACGACAGCTTTGGCGGGGTGCGTAACGGATGTAGAGTTGCAACGAGAACTGTTAATTCATCGGTTTGGGTTCCAGGCGAACGATATCGTGACGCTGACGAATAGCCAAGCCACTCGCGAGACGATTGAAACCACGTTTATTGAACATTTGACCAAGCAAGCCGAGGCGGGTGATGTGGTTGTCTTCCACTTTAGTGGTTACGGTAGCCAAGTGCAGATGCCTCAGCAAGATGAAACCGTAGCCTCGGCGGTACGCTGGCAAAACAGTTTTGTACCCGTTGATGGGATCTTACCCACAAAAGGCGAACCTGCTGCTAATGATTTTTTAGCAGAAACCTTGGCATTGCTGTTGCGATCGCTAAAGACGGATCAGGTGACAACAGTCCTTGATACCAGTCATACGCAAGCGGTGAATATCCTCAAAGGCAGTCTAAAAGTACGCTCTTCTTCCCGCCAACCCGCCCTAGCGCCGAATCCCGACGAACTGGCGTTTCGAGAACAACTCGTGCAGCGGCTCAAAGCCTCATCCAAACCCTGGAAATCATTAGATAAATCCATGCAAATGCCAGGATTGGTGTTAACGGCGGCGGGTTCGTCTCAACCCGCAACCGAGGCGCAGTGGAATGGCTTTAGTGCAGGTTTATTTACTTATGCTCTAACTCAGCATCTGTGGCAAGCCACGGCTGCAACCAGCGTTCAGATTAGCGTCAGTTGCGCCACTGGGATGATTAATCAATTCGCGGGTAATGATCAACAGCCTCAGTTAACGGGTCAAAAGAGCCAAAATTCCTTGCTTGCCTATTACTTATCCCCCAATCCTCCCTTGGGGGCAGATGGAGTTGTCAGGGGGATTGAAGAGAATGGCAAAGTAGCACAGCTATGGTTAGCAGGATTACCGGCACCTGTGCTGGAGCACTATAGTCCCAATTCGGTTCTAGAGTTGCTCGATGGGGAATCGCTGATTTTACCGCCGTCGCCGCCCGAAAATTCCTCAGCTACGGATAACCCCGCCCAACCTGTCCCTAAATCCGTTCAACTCCAACTGCGATCCAAAGACGGGTTAACCGCCAAGGCACGTATACTGAGTGGCAATGGTGGGGAAAAAGTGCAACCGCAAGTGGGTCAACTGGTACGCGAACGGATTAGAGTATTACCCCGAAATCTGGGCTTAACTGTTGCCCTGGATACTCACTTAGAACGCATTGAACGGGTGGATGCAACCAGTGCCTTTGCGAGTATTCCTTCGGTGTCATCCGTTGTCGTTGCTGGGGAACAAGCAACAGATTATGTGTTTGGCAGAGGAAAAAAACAGGCAACAGAAACGTCAGAACCGAAGTTTAAAGGAGGCTATGGACTCTTTTCCCTTGCCCGGAATCCAATTCCGAATAGTTTAGGCGAGGAGGCTGAGGCAGTTAAATCAGCAGTGAATCGCTTAAATCCCAAATTTAAAACCTTATTGGCAATGAAATGGCTGCGGTTGACCGCGAATGAAGGGTCATCGCGCCTGGGGATGCGGGCGTCGCTGGAAATGATTGCCCCGGAAACTAAGACAATCATCCAACGGGAAACCTGGCGCACGTCTGTTGGGTTCGCTACCAATAAAACGAAGAAAAATGCGAGTAATACATCGCCCTCGGTGGGATCAGCAACAATGCCCAAGTTACCCATTGGTAGTCGGGTGCAGTATCGCGTAGAAAATTATAGCGATCGCCCTTTGTATTTCATGGTGTTGGGTTTGGAAAGTAGCGGCGGTGCGATCGCGTTTTATCAACAACTCCCTTCCCCCGAAGGATTGGAGTCAGAGCAAAATCCCCCGCTGATTAGTGGTGCGATCAAACCTGGGGAAACTCTGATTCTGCCCCAACCTTCGGCATCCTTTAATTGGATGATTCCCGGTCCTGTAGGTGTGGCGGAAATTCAACTGATTTGCAGCCCTTCTCCGTTCAAAGGTGCGATCGCGGCATTAGAAGCCGCCATGCGTCCCAAGGGAGAGGGAGAACGAGTTGGTGATTTGTTTAATCCCCTGGAAGTCACACGGGCGATTCTACAAGACTTGCATCAGGCGAGTAACATTACTCCCGATAAGTTGGGTATCGGTTCTGATGTGTATGCATTGGATGTGAATGCTTGGGCAACCTTGAGTTTTAATTATCAGGTGGTTTCTTGA
- a CDS encoding ABC transporter ATP-binding protein — translation MANSRIQKLLGYLRPHTTQVSLGILALLIVNAVGVYIPLLIRDSIEELRIAFAFDQVVGLIFILASLMWVIRMASRILIFGVGRRVEFDLKQKIFQHLLTLEPSYFSTNTAGDLINRATSDVDNIRRLVGFAVLSLANIVFAYGLTLPVMMSIEWRLTFLALAVYPVMLITVRLFSDKLRTQQQAVQEELSNLSELVQEDMSGISLIKIYAQEENERRAFRGLNQRLLSANLGLASTRNVLFPVIEALSYISLLLLMWFGSGAIARGAITIGDFVALILYAERLVFPTALLGFTITTYQRGEVSIDRVESILTIEPKIKNAPDAIALPEPIQGELKADRLSYTFPDAKTPALQTVDFHIHPGETVAIVGAIGSGKSTLANVLPRLLDIAPNQLFLDSSDVTQIRLPDLRSAIAYVPQDSFLFSTSLKNNIGYGAPGSEQPQIEQAAKQAQIHSEVLNFPQQYETMVGERGITLSGGQRQRIALARALVMDAPILILDDALSSVDNQTATQILANLSTGVDRKTVIFISHQLSAAATADRIFVMDAGKIVQMGTHSELIQRPGLYQDLWSQHQIEEVLH, via the coding sequence ATGGCTAATTCTCGTATCCAAAAATTATTGGGCTATCTGCGCCCTCATACCACTCAGGTATCCTTGGGTATCCTGGCTTTGCTGATTGTCAATGCTGTGGGAGTCTATATTCCCCTCTTGATTCGGGATAGTATTGAGGAACTCCGCATCGCCTTCGCCTTTGATCAGGTTGTCGGACTGATCTTTATCCTGGCATCCTTGATGTGGGTGATTCGCATGGCGTCGCGTATCCTCATCTTTGGAGTGGGGCGTCGGGTAGAATTTGACCTCAAGCAAAAGATTTTTCAGCATCTGCTTACCCTAGAACCGTCTTATTTCTCTACGAATACAGCCGGTGATTTGATTAACCGCGCCACGAGTGATGTGGACAATATCCGCCGTCTTGTCGGGTTTGCGGTGTTGAGTTTAGCCAATATTGTCTTTGCCTACGGTTTGACGCTACCCGTGATGATGTCGATTGAGTGGCGGCTGACGTTCTTGGCGCTGGCGGTTTATCCAGTTATGTTGATCACAGTGCGTCTGTTTAGTGATAAGCTGCGTACCCAACAGCAGGCGGTTCAGGAAGAACTCTCTAATCTTAGCGAATTGGTTCAGGAAGATATGAGTGGTATCTCCCTGATTAAAATTTACGCCCAGGAAGAAAATGAACGCCGTGCCTTCCGAGGTTTGAATCAACGACTGTTATCGGCAAATCTGGGATTAGCCAGCACTCGTAATGTCCTGTTTCCGGTGATTGAAGCCCTATCCTATATCAGCTTACTCCTGTTGATGTGGTTTGGATCGGGTGCGATCGCGCGGGGGGCGATTACTATAGGAGATTTTGTCGCCCTGATTCTTTATGCGGAACGCTTAGTCTTCCCCACCGCCTTACTCGGATTCACGATTACTACCTATCAACGGGGTGAGGTGAGTATTGACCGAGTAGAGTCAATTTTAACCATTGAACCCAAAATTAAAAATGCCCCCGATGCGATCGCGCTTCCAGAACCGATTCAGGGAGAGTTGAAAGCCGATCGCCTCAGCTATACGTTCCCTGATGCCAAAACTCCCGCCCTGCAAACCGTTGACTTTCATATTCATCCCGGTGAAACGGTGGCAATTGTCGGGGCGATTGGTTCCGGAAAATCAACCCTGGCAAATGTTTTGCCTCGCCTGTTAGATATTGCCCCGAATCAGTTATTTCTGGATAGTTCCGATGTCACTCAGATACGCTTACCCGATTTAAGATCCGCGATCGCCTACGTTCCCCAAGATAGCTTTTTATTTAGTACCAGCCTAAAAAATAACATTGGCTACGGCGCACCGGGAAGCGAACAGCCGCAGATAGAACAGGCGGCTAAACAAGCCCAAATTCACTCCGAAGTTCTCAATTTTCCCCAACAGTATGAAACAATGGTGGGAGAACGGGGAATTACTCTGTCTGGCGGTCAGCGTCAGCGCATCGCCCTGGCTAGGGCTTTAGTGATGGATGCGCCGATTCTGATTTTAGATGACGCCCTCTCTAGTGTGGATAATCAGACAGCAACCCAAATTTTGGCAAATCTTTCCACAGGCGTTGACCGCAAAACGGTGATTTTCATCTCCCACCAACTCTCCGCCGCCGCTACCGCTGATCGGATTTTTGTCATGGATGCGGGGAAGATTGTGCAAATGGGGACTCACTCTGAACTGATCCAACGTCCAGGGCTTTATCAAGACTTGTGGAGTCAGCACCAGATTGAGGAAGTTTTGCATTAG